In Pantoea cypripedii, the DNA window CCCATCCAGCTTTCCAGCTGACGAACCTGATGGCTGATGGCGCTGTGAGTCACATGCAAACGTTCAGCGGCTACGCTAAAGCTGCTGTGCAGGGCCGCCTGGTGAAAATAATGCAGTGCACGTAACGAAGGTAGCCCGGTCATACTCATCCCCTGTGTAAAAACCTAACAGGGATTGTCAGTTTATATCATTTCAAAGTCCAGCCGCATTGGCCTAACCTTTCCCCCTGATTATGGCGGGTTGACTGGCAGGCGTCTCTGTGTTTACGCCGGTGATTTTCGCCATGGACCTCAGCATCACCCGCCATCCCACGCAGCAAAAAATAAGAGAATAATCACGTGATGGCTCGACAGAATGCTTCTGCCAGGGCGGCGGCGCGCGATCGGCTTCGCGGCTTGCTTTCCCGTCACTACCGGCTGGAACAGTATGACCTGTTCTTTGCACCTTCATTACATATTGCGCGGGTGTTGCTCTCGCAGCTGTTCTTACGTCAGGAGCAGGCGCGCAATCAGTCTCGTTTTGCCTCGCAATATCGCGCCAGTGAATTAAGCGTATTACCGGCGGTTCCCGTTATGGCGGGGAATATCGCGCTGATTGAACATGTTGATCTGTTCTATGGCCGCGTGCGTCCGCTGGATGAGTGCCAAAGCCAGGGCGTAACGGATGCGTCTGAGTCTTTTGCCTCGCAATTGCACCGTCGTCTGATCAGCGATGCCCGGTTGTTTGTGGCACGTCTGGATCGCCACGCAGAATTAAGCGCAGATCTGGTGTTGATCGCCCTGCGTACCCAGGACTTCAGTACGCTGGTGCGCAGCGAGTTGCGGTTGTTCGAACAGGGCCTGGCTCTCGGCGATACGCCGGAGCAGGCGCTGGCGCAGATGGCCGCAGCGGGATGGCGACCTTACAATATCGCCAGTGTCGACACCATCACGCTGGAAGCGCCATTTTCACTGCAATCTCTCCAGCAGCCTGGTCTGCCATTCGCGCTTCTGCCGACGGTGCCAGGCCCGTCGCAACAGGAGCCGCATCCCGATTTGCAGCTATGGCCAGTACAAAGGCGCATGTTGTTACGTGCCAATGTGCGGGGTAGCGCAACCAAAAGTCAGAATATGACCAGTACCCTGGCGAAACGTCTGCGCGAGCTGCTGAATAACGGTCGCGATTCTGAAAAAGTGGAAAAATCCCGCATCGGACTGGTATCAGCAACAAAAGGCAGTAAAGTAGGACATTAGGCGTAACCGCGCCCCCTTTCCTTGTGGTGCGCGGGTCATAATGGTATGGTCTTCGCCTTCTCAGATTGATCAATGCGATTCGCAAGGGGAATTACGCAATGCGTATTATTCTGCTCGGGGCACCGGGCGCAGGTAAGGGCACTCAGGCTCAATTCATCATGGAGAAATACGGTATTCCGCAAATCTCCACTGGCGACATGCTGCGTGCGGCAGTGAAAGCAGGCACCGAACTGGGCCAGCAGGCGAAAGCCATTATGGATGCCGGTAAACTGGTGACCGACGAGCTGGTTATTGCGCTGGTTAAAGAGCGTATTACCCAGGAAGACTGCAAAAACGGCTTCCTGCTTGATGGCTTCCCGCGCACCATTCCGCAGGCTGATGCGATGAAAGAGGCGGGTATCAGCGTCGATTTCGTGCTGGAGTTTGCCGTGCCGGATGAACTGATTGTGGATCGCATTGTTGGCCGTCGTGTGCATGCGCCGTCTGGCCGCGTTTATCACATCAAATACAATCCGCCGAAAGTGGAAGGTAAAGATGATGCGACCGGCGAAGAGCTGACCACGCGTAAAGACGACCAGGAAGAAACCGTGCGTAAACGTCTGGTGGAATACCATCAGTTGACCGCGCCGCTGATTGCTTACTACAGCAAAGAAGCAGAAGCCGGTAACACGCAGTACCACAAAATCGACGGCACCCGCCAGGTTGCTGAAGTGAGTGCACAGCTGGCGACCATCCTCGGTTAAGCCATCTCAGGGCCGGTTTACCGGCCCTTTTGCAGCAATTGCTTTCCCCTCCTGCTTTTTCCGCTACAATTTCTCCCGATTTTGACCCATTCGTTTTAACAGCAAGGAAATACAATGAGGCAAGAAAAGCCCGGGGTTTTACTGGTTAATTTAGGCACACCAGAGGCACCTACTACGCCAGCGGTTAAACGTTATCTGAAACAATTCCTTGGTGACCCGCGCGTGGTTGATACGCCGCGCTGGCTGTGGTGGCCGATTCTTAACTTCATCATTTTGCCGTTCCGATCGCCGCGCGTGTCCAAATTGTATGGATCGGTATGGATGGAGGAAGGTTCCCCGCTGATGGTGTTCAGCCAGCGGCAACGTGCTGCACTGGCGCAGCAGCTGGATATGCCGGTAGAGCTGGGGATGAGCTACGGCCAGCCGAGCCTTGATGGCGCACTCAAAAGCCTGCTGGCACAGGGCGTGACCAAATTGATTGTGCTGCCGCTCTATCCGCAATTCTCCTGCTCAACGGTGGCTGCCGTGTGGGATGGCCTGGCGTCCAGCTTCAAACCGCTGCGTTCACTGCCAGAAGTGGCATTTATCCGTGATTATGCCGAGCATCCGGCCTACATCGCCGCCCTGAAAGCATCCGTTGAGCGCTCGTTTGCCCAGCATGGCGAGCCGGATTTGCTGGTTCTTTCTTATCATGGCATCCCGCAGCGTTTCGCTGACGAAGGTGATGATTATCCTCTGCGCTGTAAAGACACCACCGATGCGCTGGCGGCTGCGCTGGGGATTGCCCCGCACAAAATTATGATGACCTTCCAGTCACGCTTTGGCCGCGAGCCGTGGCTGACGCCTTACACCGATGAAACCATGCAGGGTTTGCCTGCGAAAGGAATCAAACATGTACAGGTGATGAGTCCGGGCTTTGCCGCCGACTGTCTCGAAACGCTTGAGGAGATTAGCGAGCAGAATCGTGAATTTTTCCTGCACGCGGGCGGTGAAAAGTTTGAGTACATCCCTGCGCTCAACGCGGACGATGAACACATCGCAATGATGGTTCAGCTGGTCAACGCACGCCGTTAAGGGAGCGGCAGAGAATGTGCTATCATTCTCTGCCTGATTTTCCACACGGCATCCTCCATGAAATTTCCCGGCAAACGTAAATCCAAACACTATTTCCCCGTTAGCGCGCGTGATCCGCTGCTCCAGGTTTCACAACAGATTCAGGAGGAGGGGAGCTGGGTGGTCGGTATTGACCAGACGCTGGTGGATATCGAAGCGAAAGTCGATGAGGATTTTCTGCAACGCTACGGCCTCAGCGCCGGCCATTCGCTGGTCATTGATGACGCAACTGCCGAAGCGCTCTACAACGAGTTGTTGCGTGATCAGTTGATTAGCCACCAGTTTGCCGGTGGCACCATTGGCAATACGCTGCATAACTACTCGGTGCTGGCCGATGACCGTTCGGTGCTGCTGGGGGTGATGTGCAGCAACATCCAGATTGGCAGCTATGCCTATCGCTACCTGTGCAACACCTCCAGCCGTATGGACCTCAACTATTTGCAGGGCGTTGATGGCGCGATTGGCCGCTGCTTTACCCTGATTGGGGAGCAGGGCGAGCGAACGTTTGCCATCAGCCCGGGGCTGATGAACCAGTTACAGGTTGCCAGCATCCCGGAAGAGGTGATTGCGGGGGCTTCCGCGCTGGTGCTCACCTCCTATCTGGTGCGTTGCCAGCCGGGCGAACCAATGCCAGCCGCGACGCTGCGCGCGATTGAGTATGCCAGACAACATAATGTGCCGGTGGTACTGACGCTGGGCACCAAATACGTCATTCAGGATGATCCGCAGTTCTGGCGTGATTTTCTGCGCGACCATGTCTCCATTGTGGCGATGAATGAGGAAGAAGCCCTGGCGCTGACCGGTGAAGCAGACCCACTGCTGGCAGCCAATATGGCACTGGACTGGGTCGATCTGGTGTTGTGCACGGCTGGGCCAAGCGGGCTCTATATGGCGGGCTTTACCGAAGAGGAATATAAACGTAAAACCAACCATCCGTTGCTGCCGGGAG includes these proteins:
- a CDS encoding DUF6024 family protein — protein: MARQNASARAAARDRLRGLLSRHYRLEQYDLFFAPSLHIARVLLSQLFLRQEQARNQSRFASQYRASELSVLPAVPVMAGNIALIEHVDLFYGRVRPLDECQSQGVTDASESFASQLHRRLISDARLFVARLDRHAELSADLVLIALRTQDFSTLVRSELRLFEQGLALGDTPEQALAQMAAAGWRPYNIASVDTITLEAPFSLQSLQQPGLPFALLPTVPGPSQQEPHPDLQLWPVQRRMLLRANVRGSATKSQNMTSTLAKRLRELLNNGRDSEKVEKSRIGLVSATKGSKVGH
- the adk gene encoding adenylate kinase; translation: MRIILLGAPGAGKGTQAQFIMEKYGIPQISTGDMLRAAVKAGTELGQQAKAIMDAGKLVTDELVIALVKERITQEDCKNGFLLDGFPRTIPQADAMKEAGISVDFVLEFAVPDELIVDRIVGRRVHAPSGRVYHIKYNPPKVEGKDDATGEELTTRKDDQEETVRKRLVEYHQLTAPLIAYYSKEAEAGNTQYHKIDGTRQVAEVSAQLATILG
- the hemH gene encoding ferrochelatase, translating into MRQEKPGVLLVNLGTPEAPTTPAVKRYLKQFLGDPRVVDTPRWLWWPILNFIILPFRSPRVSKLYGSVWMEEGSPLMVFSQRQRAALAQQLDMPVELGMSYGQPSLDGALKSLLAQGVTKLIVLPLYPQFSCSTVAAVWDGLASSFKPLRSLPEVAFIRDYAEHPAYIAALKASVERSFAQHGEPDLLVLSYHGIPQRFADEGDDYPLRCKDTTDALAAALGIAPHKIMMTFQSRFGREPWLTPYTDETMQGLPAKGIKHVQVMSPGFAADCLETLEEISEQNREFFLHAGGEKFEYIPALNADDEHIAMMVQLVNARR
- a CDS encoding inosine/guanosine kinase gives rise to the protein MKFPGKRKSKHYFPVSARDPLLQVSQQIQEEGSWVVGIDQTLVDIEAKVDEDFLQRYGLSAGHSLVIDDATAEALYNELLRDQLISHQFAGGTIGNTLHNYSVLADDRSVLLGVMCSNIQIGSYAYRYLCNTSSRMDLNYLQGVDGAIGRCFTLIGEQGERTFAISPGLMNQLQVASIPEEVIAGASALVLTSYLVRCQPGEPMPAATLRAIEYARQHNVPVVLTLGTKYVIQDDPQFWRDFLRDHVSIVAMNEEEALALTGEADPLLAANMALDWVDLVLCTAGPSGLYMAGFTEEEYKRKTNHPLLPGAIAEFNQFEFSRAMRQRDCQQPLRIFSHIAPYMGGPEKIMNTNGAGDAALAALLHDITANSFHRQKVPNSSKHAREYLTYSSLAQVCKYANRVSYQVLNQHSPRLMRGLPEREDSLEESYWDR